CTATGGCGATGAGGGCCAGGATCAGGCCGTACTCGGTCAGGGCCTGGCCCTCCTCTTCCTCGCTGACCGGCCCGAACACGGCCCACAGGTGCCGTATGACGTAGCCCAGCATCTCTTTACCTCCTTCCCTGCTCTGGCTCGCTGGCTGGAAAACGGTGCGCCGACACCCTAGACGCTCTCACCCCCAGGGCGTGAACTCACCCGAGGAGACTCCTCTCCCGGGCAGGCGTTACAGGTTGGAGGAGGAAAAAAGGGGGTCAGCGGCCGCGCCGCGGAACGCCCACCGCCGTCAGGAACATGACGGCGTGGTCGTGGGCGGCGGGGGAGAAGAAGGACACCACGTCATTGTCATAGAAAGTCAGGCCGGTGGCGCCCCGTCGCAGGGCATAGGCTGCCAGATAGAGTTTGCCCCCCACCGTGCCGGCCTCTAGCTGGGCCGCCCGATAGCCGCGGTTGCCGAACCGCTCCAGGGCCATCCCCAGGGGGGAGAGGAGGTACAGGTCAGCGCAGGCCTCGGCGCCCAGGGGCTGCTCCAGGGCCAGATAGCCTGCCATGGCCCGGAAGTCCCCCTCCCGCAGCAGCTCCAGCGCCTCCTCCCTCGGACGGTAGAGATAGGCGCCGGAGGGCAACCCGTCTATGGCGTTCACGATGAGGAACAGGCGGTTGAGGCCCAGGCCGGCGGGGGGCAGGAAGTCGGCCGGTATGCCCCGCGTTGCGGCATGGACCATGGTCGAGAGTTCGTCGAAGCTGAGGCTCCGGGAGCGGTCGAAGCGTCGGGTGGATCCCCGGCGCAGGACCACCTCCTCGACGCTGTCGGTGGGTGCGTCGCGCAGCGGCTGGAGGGGGAATGTCCGTCCGGACGGTGGGGGCCAGGGCAGGGGTGGTGGAGGGCCGCGCCAGGCGGCCGCCTCCTGGCCGCTTTCCAGGACCGACGCCCGGTGCATGGCCACGATGGCGGGATATTCCACCTCTCGCGCCGAGACGGGCACCGTCTCCAGCTCCAGCCTGGGGAGCGGCGGGGGCTCCCCGGCCACCGGCACGCCCCGGCCCAGGGCCACCATGAACAGTGATGCCTCGCGCCGGCCGTCCAGCCCCAGCAGGTGGTCCACAGGGGCGTCGGCGAAGCCCAGCACCACCCGTGCTGGCAGGCGGTGGGCGGCGGCCATGGCCAGCAGATTGGCCAGGATGGTGCCCGAGTCCCAGAAGGCATGCCGGTAAGTGCGGGCGCGGTACTTCCAGGCGTTGCGCCAGAAGGTGCTGGCGAAGACAACGGCGACGGGCGCCTGGGCGAGCGCCCGCTCGCCGCCGCTGGCCTCCACCAGGACTGCGCGGCAGTCGCCCTGGCGCAGGCGTCGAAGGGCGAAGTCGTGGGGGCCGAAGTGGTACACGCCGGCGGGCAGGTCGGGCAGGTCAGCGCACACCAGGTAGAGGTCTATATGGTAGAGGGCGCCGGTGCAGGCGGCCGCCCGGAAGTACATGTCTCCCCCGGCGTAGCGGATGCGCTTGGTGATGCCGGCCGAGAAGTAAAGGAGGCTGGCCAGGGTAGCCAGGTCGGGCACCTCCTTCTCGACGGGATAGTCGGGGCAGCTGATGGCCTCCAGGCAGGGGACGGCGCTGGCGTTCAGGTCGCGGGGCAGGGGGATGGGCTCCAGCCCTCGGTAGAGCTTGAAGGGCAGGGGCTCGTTGGCCCAGTCCAGCTGGTGGGACTCCAGCCGCACGCTCCAGTAGGTGTGCTTGGTGGAGTTGTGGTAGTCCCAGGTGGCAGCGGTTTCGCGGTTGGTCATCCGGGTCAGGAGTCCTGTAACTGGGCGGCGAGGACCTCCGGGTCGGTGGTGGGCTGTCGGCAGGCGAAGTTCTCGCAGACGTAGGCGGTGGCGCGGCCACCCAGGGCCTCCCTGCCCTCCAGCAGAGGGATATCGGCCGGTGGCTGCGTGCCCGGCCGCAGGCCGACCACGACCTTGTTGGGCAGGAAGCGCCCGTAGACGACGGCCAGCAGACGGCGCGTGTCCTCGGAGGCGGGGTCGCCGACTATGGCCACCTCCTTGGGACGGGCGAGGTAGAAGTCCAGGGCGCACAGCCAGTTGCCGGTGCCGAGGGGGGCGCGGGCCATCAGCTCGCGCACGCCCCGCAGGGCGCGGGTGGCCACGTCGGCCAGGGCGTGGTCGCCGCTGACGGTGGCCAGCAGCAGCAGGGCGCGGGCCGCCTCGGAGCTGCCGCAGGGGTAGGCGTTGTCCAGCAGGTCGCGGGGGCGGACGACCAGCTGCTGGTGGCGGGGGCCGGTGTCGTAGAAGGCCTCCTGGCGCGGGTCCCAGAAGAGGTCCACCATCTGACGTCCCAGACGCAGCGCCTCCTCCAGCCAGTTAGGGTCGAAGGTGGCCTCGTGGAGGGCCAGCAGGCCCGTGACCAGGCAGGCGTAGTCGTCCAGGTAGGCCGGCACCTTTGCCTGCCCATCTTTCCAGGTGTGCATCAGCTGGCCGTCGCGGACCAGCTCTTGCAGTAGGAAGCGGGCGCACTCCTCGGCCGAACGCCGCCAGTCATCGCGGCCCAGGGCACAGGCCGCCTCGGCCAGGGCGGAGAGGGCCAGGCCGTTCCAGGAGACCAGCACCTTGTCGTCTCGCTCCGGTGGGACCCGCTGCCTGCGGGCCGACAGCAGCTTTTGACGCGCTCGGGCCAGCAACTCTTCCAGGGCGGAGGGGTCGGCGTCCAGCTGGCGGGCGGCCTCTTCGGGAGGGGTCGAGAGATGGAGGACGTTCCTTCCTTCCCAGTTGCCCTCGGGCGTGACGCCGTATACCAGGCAGAAGGTCGGCCCCAGCTCCGGCCCCAGGACGTCCATGGCTTCTTGCCAGGTCCAGACGTAGTACTTGCCCTCGACCCCCTCGCTATCGGCGTCCTGGGCCGAGGCGAAGGCGCCCTCGGGCAGCCGCATCTCCGATAGCAGGTAGCCGATGGTCTCCTCGACGACCTGCCGGTAGTCTGTGGAGCCGGTGGCCTGATAGGCGTGAAGGTAGAGGCGGGCCAGCAGGGCGTTGTCATAGAGCATCTTCTCGAAGTGGGGCACCAGCCAGTAGCGGTCTGTGGAGTAGCGATGGAAGCCCCCTCCCAGGTGGTCGCGAATGCCGCCGCGGGCCATGGCGCGGAGGGTGAGCTGGGCCATCTCGAGGGGCTGCGGGTCACCGGTGCGGGCATGGTAACGCAGCACGAACTCCCACACCAGCGGCTGGGGGAACTTGGGAGCAGGCCCGAAGCCGCCAAACTGGGGGTCGAACTGGGACTGAATGCCCTGGAAGGCATCCCGCAGGACGTCGGGCGTCAAAGGCTCCGGTGCCGACCGCAGGGACGAGAGGCGCTGGAGGTGGGCGGTGAGCTGCTGGGCCTGCCGCACCACCTGCTCCCGCTGCTCCCGGTAAGCCTGGGCGATGGCCATGAGCACGCGCGGGAAGCCGGGCAGCCCGTGGCGGTCTTCGGGCGGAAAGTAGGTGCCGCCGAAGAATGGCTCCCCCTTGGGAGTGAGGAAGACGGTGAGGGGCCAGCCGCCGGAGCCGGTCATGGCCTGGACGGCCTGCATGTAGACGGCGTCCACGTCGGGCAGCTCCTCGCGGTCCACCTTGATGCAGACGAAGTTCTCGTTCATCAGGCGGGCGATCTCGGGGTCTTCGAAGCACTCCCGCTCCATGACATGGCACCAGTGGCAGGAGGAGTAACCGATGCTGAGGAGGATGGGCTTGTCCTCTTCCTGGGCGCGGCGGAAGGCCTCTTCTCCCCAGGGGTACCAGTCCACCGGGTTGTCGGCGTGCTGCCGCAGGTAGGGGCTGGTCTCTTTGGCCAGGCGGTTGGTCATGGGGACGTCACTGCCCGGCCTGGGCCCCTTCCTGAGAGGGGAGGTTGAGGAAGTCCTTCATCAGCTCCCGCAACTGGCGGCGGTGGTCGGGGTTGCCCATGTTGAGGCCGTAGTGGGCGATGACACGCCCGGAGACCTCCCGCCATTCGTTCCAGCAGTCGGCGCAGACGCTCTCCTGGATCTGACGCCCCAGGGGGCCGCCGGTGGGCGGCTCTGGGAGGGGCTGGGCGCTGCGGCCACAGCGGACACAGACGATGGGAGATGACATCAGGACTCCAGACCGTCGGCCGGCCGTGTTCGACCATATCCCACCCCCTCGGCTGTGTCAAGCTGAGGGGGCCTCAGCCCGACGCCCCTCGTAGCGGCAAGGCCGGGCCGCTCTGGCCCCTCGATAGCGATGTGGCCCGCGGTCACCCGGTAGACAGCTCCACGCAATCGTCCCGATCGAGAGCGCCAACCTGGGCCGGGTGACGGGGGCCGTCGGCGACGGAGGGACGTCCGACCGCTGTGGGTCATTCCCCGTCAATGGGGGTGCAGTGCGGGTGTACAGCTAAGGCCTGGCTGCGGCAAGGCGGCGGGCCTTCTCCGCCAGCGCCGTCAGGGTCCGGCGGTAGGCCTCCACGAACAGGCGCACGCCCTCTACCTCCAGCTGCGCTGCCACTTCTTCGATGTCGATGCCCAGGGAGGCCAGACGGGTGATGACGGCCTCTGCCTCGTCCACTCCTCGAGCCAGGGTCGGAGAGACGCGTCCATGGTCGCGGAAGGCCTCCAGCGTCGCCTGCGGCAGCGTGTTGACGGTCTGCGGGCCGATGAGGCCCTCCACATACATGACGTCCGAGTAGGCGGGGTTCTTGGTGCTGGTGCTGGCCCACAGGCAGCGTTGCACCCGTGCTCCCCGCTCGGCCAGGGCGAGGAAGCGCCGGTCCGAGAACACTTGCTGGAAGCGGCGGTAGGCCAGCTTGGCGTTGGCGATGCCCGCCCTCCCCAACAATGACCGTAACTGCTCGGCCAGGGCAGGGTCGGCTGCGATGCGCTCCTCCAGCAGTCGGTCTACCAGCGTGTCCACACGGCTGACGAAGAAGCTGGCCACCGAGGCCACCGTGTCCACCGGCAGGCCTTCGGCGACGCGCCGCTCCAGGGCGCGGACGTAGGTCCAGGCCACCTCCTCGTAGCGGCGGACGCTGAAGAGGAGCGTCACGTTGATATTGATGCCCTCGTACAGGCAGGCCTCGATGGCCGGCAGCCCTTCGCGGGTGCCAGGTATCTTGACCATCAGGTTGGGACGGCCTACCACCTGCCACAGGCGGCGCACCGCCGCCACCGTCGCATCGCTGTCGTGGGCCAGCTCGGGCGATACCTCCAGGCTGACGTAGCCGTCCTCCCCTCTGGTGGCCTCGTAAACGGGCATGAGCAGGTCGGCGGCCTCCCGGACGTCCCCCACCACCAGCTCGTCGTAGATGGCGGCGGCATCGAGGTTGCGAGAGGCCAGGCGGGCGATGTCGGCGTCGTAGTCCTCGGTCTCGGCGATGGCCTTCTCGAAGATGGCCGGGTTGGAGGTGACCCCCGCCACACCGTCGTCCCGTAGCAGGCGGGCCAGCTCGCCCGAGCGCAGGAGGTTGCGGCCCAGGCTGTCCAGCCAGACGCTCTGGCCTAGCCGGCGCAGCTCCAGGAGGGGATTGCTCACGACGACCTGACCTCCTGCTGGCAGCGGGAGGCGGCCTCCTCCAGTGCCAGCACCTTCTCCAGGCGGCGCCGATACCGCTCCTCGCCGCTGAAGCGGGCTTGCACGAAGGCCTGCACCAGCTCGATGGCCAGGTCAGGCCCCACGACCCTCGACCCCAGGCAGAGGACGTTCATGTCGTCGTGCTCCACGCCCTGGCGGGCCGAATAGGTGTCGTGGCAGACGGCGGCGCGAATGCCGCGCATCTTGTTGGCAGCGATGCTGGCCCCCACGCCGCTCCCGCAGATGACGATACCGCGGTCGACCTCCCCCCGCTGGATGGCCTCGCCTACCAGACGGGCGTAATCGGGGTAGTCTACCGGGTCGGAGTTGTCGGTGCCCAGGTCTATCACCTGATGCCCCTCGCTCGCCAGATGGGAGACGACCACCTCCTTCAGGGGCAGTCCTGCGTGGTCGGCAGCCACCGCTATGCGCATGGGCGGAATCCTCTCATCCGTTTGTGCGCTTTGGCCGAATCCCGGCCCCGCCACTACTTTAGCGCCTGCCGACGGCCTTGGCAAGCCGAAGGGGCATGGTTACCCGGCTGCCGCCATCAGGGGCAATGCCAGCACCAGCCCCCAGGCCCATCCTCCCAGTACGTCGCTGGGCCAGTGGACGCCCAGCCACACGTTGGGCGGCCCGGCCCAGACCAGCACCAGGGCCGACCAGCTGCCCAGCGGCCAGCGCCACGGCGCTGGGGCCCTGTCGGCTGCCGCCAGCCAGAGGAGGTATCCGTAGAGGACCGTGGGGCTCATGACGTGTCCGGCCGGAAAGCTGGGGCTGGTGTATCCCGCTCGCAGTTCGGACCAGGGCGGCCCGGGGCGCGGCCTGTCCACCAGCTCCTTGATGCCCCATTGCAGCAAGGGCAGAATGGCCAGCCCTATCGCCAGGACCAGGGCCTCTTGTCGTCGCCCCACTGCAGCCAGCAGCACGGCCATGACGCCGCCGCTGGCCAGCACCACCTGGGTGGTGGTGATGGCCCTGACCGCGTGGGACAGCCCCTCTCCAGGGAAGGGGAGGCCCTGCGCCCAGCGCAGGATGGCGGCATCGCCGGGCAGGGGCGTGTTGCGGGCTGCCAGCGCCGACAGGGCGATGGTGGCCGCCAGCAGCGGCGCCCACAGGAGGCCTGTCCAGAACACAGGGTGCATCTCGCACCCCCGGTTTGTCAGCTCAGGGGCAGATGGGACAGGGCGCGGGTCACGAGGCGCGAAAGCTCCTCTCGGCGCTCGGCGGGCGTGGCGCCGGTATCCTCCCGCGCCATCAGCAGGTCCACGAAGGCTCCCAGGATGAGGTAGATGGTGTGGCGCGCCAGCAGTTGGGGGTCGTAGTCGGCCAGCTCGCCGCGGGCCTTGTAGCGCTCCAGCACCCCCACCAGAGCGCGCTCCCAGCGTTCCAGCAGCTTGCAGTACTGCTCGTTGGTCACGTCGTCGCCGGCGAGGCCCTCCATGAGGATGAGGCGGAGGAAGTCACGGTTTTCGTCCATGAAGGCGATGGCGCCGGCGGCCATAGCCAGCAGCCCCTCGCGCAGGGGTACGTCCGGCTCCCACTCCTCCAGCTTCTGGAGCCGCACCCCGAATCCCCGCTCCTCCACCAGCGCCTCCAGCAGCTCCCGCTTGGAGGAGAAGTGGTAGTAGATGGCGGCATCGGTGATGCCGGCGTCGCGGGCGATGTCGCGGATGCTGGTTCGGGCGAAGCCCCGCTCCGAGAAGAGGCGCAGAGAGACATCCAGAATGTGCTTGCGGGTGAGAGGGCCGCGGCGTGTGCGCCGACGGGGCTCCTGGCCGTGGCGTCTAGGGTTCACCGTCATCTCGCCCCCCATTGCTTTGAACACATTATCTGATCTCAGTATGGGCTCGGATCAGGTTCGGGTCAACGGCCGCACATTTTGACGCCCCAGGCCCGGTCGTCCCTAGTAAGGGAGCACGAAACGGGCGAAGGGCAGTTCGGTGTCGGCCTCGGCCCATACCGCCACTACCGGCGCCAGAAAGGGGAGCAGATGCCAGGGCGCCCCCTCGGTAGGCCGGGGGAAGCTGACCTCGGCCTTTCCTCGCAGGGCGCGCTTGACCTCGTAGTGGGGGTCTATCTGGGCGAGTGCCAGATAGGGCGGCGGCTGGCCCTCTTGGACCGAGGGGGTGAGCCGGAGGTTCAGGTACGGGTCGAAGCGGACGAGTTCGGTATCGATGGGTGCGCCGCCGCGCAGGGCAGCCGTGCAGACAGGCTCCCCTCCCACCTCTAAGCGCGCCTCTACCTCTCCTTCCCCTTCCTTCAGGGCGATGCTTCCCAGCAGGCAGGGGAAGCCCCACATCTCCCGCAGCGCCACCAGGGCGGTAGGCGAGTCGGTGATGGCCTGCAGGCTGTAGGCGCGCACCAGGAAGCGAGCGCGGCAGCCCAGGGCCTGCACCGCCAGCGAGAAAGGGCCGACGGGCGTCTCGGGGAACCGGGCGACTATGATATGGGCGTAGGGTGGGATGGGTCGCCCGAGGCTGGTCGGCAGCCAGCGCAGGACCGTTTCCTTGTCGGTCTCGTAGGTGACCTTCAGCAGACGGGCGCCGGGCAGCGGCCACGGCGGGGGCGGGTAGGGAGGAGAGACCACCGGCAGGGTGTGGGGCAGGCGGTCGGCTGCCATCTGGCCCTGGTCGGGCATCGCCCTGTGCCCCCTAGCGGGACGTGCTGGCCTTGCCGTTGCCGGCCCGCGCCCGGGCTGCCTCGGGGTCGAACTTGGGCAGCACGTGCTCGGCGAAGAGGCGCAGGCTGCGCAGCACCTTCTCCTGCGGAATGACCTCGCCGGCGTTGAGCAGGAAGACCATCCGGTCCACCCCGATCTCCTCCCACATCTTCAGGTTCTTTATCACGGTCTCGGGGGTGCCTATGGCCATGCCTTCGCGGATGACGCTGCCATCACCGCTGCCGGCGGCAGTTGGAGAGGAGCGCTGCTCCTGCTCCCGACGCAGGGCGAAGAGCAGGCCGGGCACCTTGTAGGCCGGGCTAGGGTAGATGGCGCTGACGCCCGTGAAGTGGGCAGCCAGGAGGCCGAAGGTGTAGACGAGCTTGCTGCCCCACATCCGCGCCTCCTCCTCCGTCTCGTCCACGTACAGGAAGGTGACGCCGTTCACCTGGTCGTTGACGAACTCGCCCACCGGCTCGCACTCGCGGACGATGCGCCGGTAGGCCTTCACCCGCTCCTCGTACTCCTGTGGCGTGCCCACCGAGACCCCCAGGCAGCCGATGCCTCGCTCGGCCGCCTGCACGGCTGTCTCGGGGCTGGTGACCGCCACCCACAGGGGTGGGTGAGGCTTCTGGAGGGGCTTGGGGATGACGCAGCGAGGCGGCACCGAGAAGAACTTTCCCTGCCAGGAGAAGATCTCCTGCGTCCACATCTTGGGGATGGCCCGCAAGGCCTCGTCCCACATCTCTTTGGTGAGGTCGGGGTCGCAGTTGAAGCCGCCCAGCTCCGTCCAGGTGGCGGAGCGTCCCGTGCCGAACTCCAGCCGGCCGTTGGAGATGATGTCCAGGGCCGCGGCACGCTCGGCACAGCGCACGGGGTGGTTGAAGGGCGGCAGGACCATCATGACGCCGTGGCCCAGGCGTATGCGCTGGGTGCGCATGGCTGCAGCCGCCAGGAACACCTCCGGCGCCGAGCAGTGGGAGTACTCCTCCAGGAAGTGGTGCTCCACAGCCCAGGCCTGGTCGAAGCCCAGCTGGTCGGCCAGCTCCACCTGCTCCAGGGCGTTGAAGTAGACCTGGTGCTCGCTGCGGTCGTGCCAGGGCTTGGGCACCGAGAGCTCGAAGAACACGCCGAACTTCACGCCGACCACCTCCAGGGTGCCCGCATTCTAGCAGCCCCTTAACCTGCACGTCAACCTTAGGCCCCCAGCAGCTCCCGCACCTGCCTCTCCACCTCGTGGCGGTTGTCGGGTGCGAGGTGGAGCACGGTCACGTCGGGACGCGCCTTTACGGCGTCGGCGAAGGGGTGGGAGGCCAGCATGATGGTGCCGAAGACGGTCGTGCCGCTTTCCAGGGCCTGCAGCACCGCCTCACGGAACCGGGAAGAGAACAGCTCCATCTTCCCGATCTCGTCTATCACCGTCAGCCAACCCTTCTGGACAGCCTCCGAGATGGCGGGCACCCCCACCTCGTCCAGGGCGGCCAGCTCCACGCCGTAACGGGAGACGCGCAGGGGGCTGCGGCTGTCCACCGAGGCCAGGATGGCCTCGCGGCCGTCCAGGGTCACAAGGCGGAACCCCAGGCGGCGTCCCCCTTTTCTTATCTCCTCGGTGTAGAAGCCTCCGGCGGGCCGCGATAGCGCCTCGAGCGTCTTCAGGACCAGTGTGGTCTTGCCGCAGCCGGGCGGTCCCGCGATCAGGACGGCCGACATGGCCTTCCCCTATCTGGCAAGGGCGAAGAGGGTCGACTGCATGGCCACTACCGTTGCCCAGTGAAAGCCGATGGGCGCCGCCAGACCGCCGCTTCGCAGTCGCAGCCAGCTCAGCACCAGAGACCCCAGCATCAGCCCCAGCATGGAGACGAGCTGAGCGAGGGCGGCGAGGGCCGCTTCCTGACCTATGTTGGTCTGCTGGATGGTGCGGTGATTGACCACCAAGTGCCACAGGGAGAAGGCCACGGCCACGAAGGCGACCCCGCGCCACACGCCCCAGGCCCGTGTGGCCAGACCCTGCATCACGCCGCGGAACATCACCTCCTCGAAAATGGAGACTCCGAGGGGCTGGCGGACCAGCGCCCACACCAACAGGGACCCCGTTGTCGCCCGTTCGGCCTCGTCGTAGCCTATCTCGCCGCCAGGCACCCCGAAGGGCGCGAGGAAGTAGAGCAGGACGGGCAGGATCACAAGCCCTCCAGTGGCCACCCCCAGGGCCAGATGGCGGGGCCAGGCCCGGTCGGCCAGCCCGATCTGCTGCCAGGAGAGGCCGCAGGCGCGGCGTGCCCATGCCAGCGCCAGCGCCATGAGGGCTAGCCCCAGGGCGATGAAGGCCCACTCGCTGCTGGTGTCGCCGCTGGCGGCCGACACGGAATTGCCGTAGGCCAAGAGCAGGGCGGTAAAGGCCAGCAGGGGCAGAGGAAGGGGGAGCCGCGGCCTCGCCGCCGGCCGGG
This sequence is a window from Dehalococcoidia bacterium. Protein-coding genes within it:
- the tal gene encoding transaldolase; the protein is MSNPLLELRRLGQSVWLDSLGRNLLRSGELARLLRDDGVAGVTSNPAIFEKAIAETEDYDADIARLASRNLDAAAIYDELVVGDVREAADLLMPVYEATRGEDGYVSLEVSPELAHDSDATVAAVRRLWQVVGRPNLMVKIPGTREGLPAIEACLYEGININVTLLFSVRRYEEVAWTYVRALERRVAEGLPVDTVASVASFFVSRVDTLVDRLLEERIAADPALAEQLRSLLGRAGIANAKLAYRRFQQVFSDRRFLALAERGARVQRCLWASTSTKNPAYSDVMYVEGLIGPQTVNTLPQATLEAFRDHGRVSPTLARGVDEAEAVITRLASLGIDIEEVAAQLEVEGVRLFVEAYRRTLTALAEKARRLAAARP
- a CDS encoding phosphatase PAP2 family protein; this encodes MFWTGLLWAPLLAATIALSALAARNTPLPGDAAILRWAQGLPFPGEGLSHAVRAITTTQVVLASGGVMAVLLAAVGRRQEALVLAIGLAILPLLQWGIKELVDRPRPGPPWSELRAGYTSPSFPAGHVMSPTVLYGYLLWLAAADRAPAPWRWPLGSWSALVLVWAGPPNVWLGVHWPSDVLGGWAWGLVLALPLMAAAG
- a CDS encoding TetR/AcrR family transcriptional regulator; amino-acid sequence: MTVNPRRHGQEPRRRTRRGPLTRKHILDVSLRLFSERGFARTSIRDIARDAGITDAAIYYHFSSKRELLEALVEERGFGVRLQKLEEWEPDVPLREGLLAMAAGAIAFMDENRDFLRLILMEGLAGDDVTNEQYCKLLERWERALVGVLERYKARGELADYDPQLLARHTIYLILGAFVDLLMAREDTGATPAERREELSRLVTRALSHLPLS
- a CDS encoding LLM class flavin-dependent oxidoreductase, translated to MKFGVFFELSVPKPWHDRSEHQVYFNALEQVELADQLGFDQAWAVEHHFLEEYSHCSAPEVFLAAAAMRTQRIRLGHGVMMVLPPFNHPVRCAERAAALDIISNGRLEFGTGRSATWTELGGFNCDPDLTKEMWDEALRAIPKMWTQEIFSWQGKFFSVPPRCVIPKPLQKPHPPLWVAVTSPETAVQAAERGIGCLGVSVGTPQEYEERVKAYRRIVRECEPVGEFVNDQVNGVTFLYVDETEEEARMWGSKLVYTFGLLAAHFTGVSAIYPSPAYKVPGLLFALRREQEQRSSPTAAGSGDGSVIREGMAIGTPETVIKNLKMWEEIGVDRMVFLLNAGEVIPQEKVLRSLRLFAEHVLPKFDPEAARARAGNGKASTSR
- a CDS encoding Fe(2+)-trafficking protein produces the protein MSSPIVCVRCGRSAQPLPEPPTGGPLGRQIQESVCADCWNEWREVSGRVIAHYGLNMGNPDHRRQLRELMKDFLNLPSQEGAQAGQ
- a CDS encoding SagB/ThcOx family dehydrogenase codes for the protein MTNRETAATWDYHNSTKHTYWSVRLESHQLDWANEPLPFKLYRGLEPIPLPRDLNASAVPCLEAISCPDYPVEKEVPDLATLASLLYFSAGITKRIRYAGGDMYFRAAACTGALYHIDLYLVCADLPDLPAGVYHFGPHDFALRRLRQGDCRAVLVEASGGERALAQAPVAVVFASTFWRNAWKYRARTYRHAFWDSGTILANLLAMAAAHRLPARVVLGFADAPVDHLLGLDGRREASLFMVALGRGVPVAGEPPPLPRLELETVPVSAREVEYPAIVAMHRASVLESGQEAAAWRGPPPPLPWPPPSGRTFPLQPLRDAPTDSVEEVVLRRGSTRRFDRSRSLSFDELSTMVHAATRGIPADFLPPAGLGLNRLFLIVNAIDGLPSGAYLYRPREEALELLREGDFRAMAGYLALEQPLGAEACADLYLLSPLGMALERFGNRGYRAAQLEAGTVGGKLYLAAYALRRGATGLTFYDNDVVSFFSPAAHDHAVMFLTAVGVPRRGR
- a CDS encoding CPBP family intramembrane metalloprotease; the encoded protein is MRLVQRGARAPARPAARPRLPLPLPLLAFTALLLAYGNSVSAASGDTSSEWAFIALGLALMALALAWARRACGLSWQQIGLADRAWPRHLALGVATGGLVILPVLLYFLAPFGVPGGEIGYDEAERATTGSLLVWALVRQPLGVSIFEEVMFRGVMQGLATRAWGVWRGVAFVAVAFSLWHLVVNHRTIQQTNIGQEAALAALAQLVSMLGLMLGSLVLSWLRLRSGGLAAPIGFHWATVVAMQSTLFALAR
- the rpiB gene encoding ribose 5-phosphate isomerase B — translated: MRIAVAADHAGLPLKEVVVSHLASEGHQVIDLGTDNSDPVDYPDYARLVGEAIQRGEVDRGIVICGSGVGASIAANKMRGIRAAVCHDTYSARQGVEHDDMNVLCLGSRVVGPDLAIELVQAFVQARFSGEERYRRRLEKVLALEEAASRCQQEVRSS
- a CDS encoding acetoacetate decarboxylase family protein, yielding MPDQGQMAADRLPHTLPVVSPPYPPPPWPLPGARLLKVTYETDKETVLRWLPTSLGRPIPPYAHIIVARFPETPVGPFSLAVQALGCRARFLVRAYSLQAITDSPTALVALREMWGFPCLLGSIALKEGEGEVEARLEVGGEPVCTAALRGGAPIDTELVRFDPYLNLRLTPSVQEGQPPPYLALAQIDPHYEVKRALRGKAEVSFPRPTEGAPWHLLPFLAPVVAVWAEADTELPFARFVLPY
- a CDS encoding thioredoxin domain-containing protein; the protein is MTNRLAKETSPYLRQHADNPVDWYPWGEEAFRRAQEEDKPILLSIGYSSCHWCHVMERECFEDPEIARLMNENFVCIKVDREELPDVDAVYMQAVQAMTGSGGWPLTVFLTPKGEPFFGGTYFPPEDRHGLPGFPRVLMAIAQAYREQREQVVRQAQQLTAHLQRLSSLRSAPEPLTPDVLRDAFQGIQSQFDPQFGGFGPAPKFPQPLVWEFVLRYHARTGDPQPLEMAQLTLRAMARGGIRDHLGGGFHRYSTDRYWLVPHFEKMLYDNALLARLYLHAYQATGSTDYRQVVEETIGYLLSEMRLPEGAFASAQDADSEGVEGKYYVWTWQEAMDVLGPELGPTFCLVYGVTPEGNWEGRNVLHLSTPPEEAARQLDADPSALEELLARARQKLLSARRQRVPPERDDKVLVSWNGLALSALAEAACALGRDDWRRSAEECARFLLQELVRDGQLMHTWKDGQAKVPAYLDDYACLVTGLLALHEATFDPNWLEEALRLGRQMVDLFWDPRQEAFYDTGPRHQQLVVRPRDLLDNAYPCGSSEAARALLLLATVSGDHALADVATRALRGVRELMARAPLGTGNWLCALDFYLARPKEVAIVGDPASEDTRRLLAVVYGRFLPNKVVVGLRPGTQPPADIPLLEGREALGGRATAYVCENFACRQPTTDPEVLAAQLQDS
- a CDS encoding NTPase, which produces MSAVLIAGPPGCGKTTLVLKTLEALSRPAGGFYTEEIRKGGRRLGFRLVTLDGREAILASVDSRSPLRVSRYGVELAALDEVGVPAISEAVQKGWLTVIDEIGKMELFSSRFREAVLQALESGTTVFGTIMLASHPFADAVKARPDVTVLHLAPDNRHEVERQVRELLGA